Genomic segment of Corvus moneduloides isolate bCorMon1 chromosome 14, bCorMon1.pri, whole genome shotgun sequence:
CTAACATGCAGATTGTTTTTAACATGTGGTAAAGACCACAGAAAGttagcttttgcttttttttttctctttttgtcctAGAGTATAAGAGCTCCTGACCTTTAGCCTGTGAGAGGTATCACCTTCTGGTTTCTCAAAGTCCCTCTAAGTCAAAGCATTAAAACCAGTTGTTAGAAAAGAATTCTTAGCATATCCTATAAGTTCATCTTAGAAAAAACATTCCAAATTTTGTACAGGTGAATCTACATTTCCTATATTTTAATAAGCTGTCTAGAAAATGCAAGGAATTAGAAAAAGATGTAGATAATGATTGCTCTATCATTTAATATAACAATTTATTAACTCTAAGTAGTTAAGACTGtgtacattttcttctgtactgTTCCTCTTTAGAATTACAACACTTCTGTATTTAAATTGAAGATTTACTCTGAAGGCCTGAATGCACTTACTGGCTTAGGCTTTCTGGAATTTCTCCCTGGGAGCAGTAAAGGGGAATGTCCAAAAcccattaaataaaatattgtctGTCTCATGAAAAGTGATCTTCCCCCTCTGGCCAGGTTCTCACACAGGGAATTAGAGTATTTGACTATTGCTAAAATGTTTGATCCAACTCCTGTTCCGACTCCTCACTGTCCCTCATGTCACACTGGCTCTGCCCTTGGGGCTGCTGCTATCCTCAGCCAGACACCCCAAGACACACCTTGTGTCCAGCTGGCCTCTGAAGAGCTGAAGCAGCTGCTTGGTGGACTTTCCATCCAGGGAACAAAGAAACTGACCCTTTGGTACTGTCTGTTGGGCCTTTGTGAAACGCAACTGACTGAGTTGCTCTGAGCAAACCCCgtgctctgccctggcagctcctggggtgCTCCCTGCACCCACCTGCACTCACCAGAAACAGATTTTGTAAAGGggatactattttttttttttttgatctttaGGGCACTCAACTCAACCACCGGCCTGTAGCAGGAGGTGTTGGATACATTCACGGCCTATTCAAGCAGAGAGAAGCGCAGTGAGGAGCGCCAGGCCGCTGCCACTGCCCTTCCTGGTGTTTGCTCCCTTTGCCCTCCCAGCaggtgcagtgctgctgctcccctgcagaCCCCAGGAACTGGAATTGTTCCTAGAACACTGAAAACAAGTGTTCAGGGTTTGGGTTGTTCAGTTGGGTTTGCTGTGGGTTTGAGCTTTTTTTACAGCTTCAATatggaaaatatggaaatatggaaatatgGAAACATGGAAACCACAGGTTTTCTTCTTAATACAGACCTGCCCATGTACTGCTGCAAACTGCGAGAAGTTTCCAGAAGGAGAAACAGTCTGAACTCAACAGCAATCAAGACCCGTATTTCTGTAGACAGGGCAGattaaaaagctgaaacaaatattttctttttctatacTCAGAGGCCTAAAATAAACACTAGATGCTTCCTGTGGCTTTTACCTaatcccctcctcctgcccattGCAGTTTGGTGTATAAAGCTTTCAAACACAAGTAAAAAAAGTCACtatagttttgtttgtttgcttttaatagTCTGAACTTCCCTAATTGGCTACAGGAGCGCAGTCACCCCATTGCACTTCAAAAGCTTGGGTTAAAACTTGGCAGAAGCAAAGCTTCTAAGTGGTGAATGGCATTCCCAAAAACATCCACCTACATACAGCTTTTGTGACACGGCTGCCATCCCATGACGGCCAACCTGAGATAGATCCTCTTTTGTCAAACTAAAACACggaggaaaacaaattttaccCTTGAGTGTGTCTTGAGGCTTTCCTTTCCACCTGCTCAGACACTCCTGCTGTGTGTCCCACCTTCCCAGGGCCAGTTCTCTTCCACAGAGGCCAAGACAGAAATGACACTTTAACAGCAGAAAGTACCAATGGACACTGTTGCTTCCAATGCTATTTAACTTCTTTAAGAGCAAATCTCACCTTTTAGGATGTCTGATGCACCTGAGTTAAGCTTTtcaagttttttattttgtcgggtttctttttttcctccctcctttccattCCTCCTTGTGACCTGGCTGGTAAGGTCAGCACAGCTCTGTTACTGAGACAGAAATGCTGGTGTGTCCCACCTGGCTGCAACACCCCAGCCTTAAGACATAACACCTGAGGACATGGTTCTCTCTTTATGATCTTGATCACTTAATTCTACTGGAAAGCCCTGAACTTTGGGTACTTTCAAGGTACTCACCCAGGCAGTAAATGAGTAAAAATTGCATTGAATAATCCCTACTGCAGCAAGAGTTGCCACTTAGAGTCCTGGTTCAGCACAGCAAGAGAAGCACTGTTAAGGGAGGGATAATTTAATCTTTAATTACCAATCAAATAACTactgttttcctctttaaatCGCACAAAATATTCTTTGCTATCAAACTAGGTTCAAGAAcataagaaagaaaactcaGAAGTGTGCATACCATGTCAGTAAACTTCTCCTGTGGAACTGACCTTAGGAGGAAATGGTACCTGTGCTGCCTTTAGACCTTCCTGGAAAGAAATGGCTGACACAAACCAAGATGTCCTCCTGCCTTCTTTTTGTCTGCCCATTTGTCATACAACTGAGTGTCCATCCTGTGGCTCCAAAAGCCTGCAGGGAGCTATGGATTTACTTAAAAGAGGACATGTACAGTACCCTGGCATGTACCAGCCCATTCAGCTCTGTATACTCTCTCCTGTGTTGTGCAGCCCCTCATTTCTGCTTCCTGTCTCCTTACAACATCCACATGCACCCTCACTCACTCTCCTTCAGGTTTGTAGCCCCCAGTTCTGAAAGGTTATTTGGAACAGAACATTTCTTTCCAGGGTCTGTTCTGGTGTCCAAAACAATGTGGGAGGCTGTTCACAACGGGAGTGTTGCTCTCCCTTCTGTCACACTGAGTTCACTTAGTAAAGTACGTTTGGTTAGTAGAGTTCATCACCACTCGCCTCACTAGAGGAGCTCAGCACAAGCACCGCCTATCTGATTTCACCACTTCTTCTGAGGAGTGCACTACGTTTGGGACAAACCCACTCTTTaccccttcccatccctcctggaTGGAAATGTCCCCCCTTTTCACCAGCTCGTATATATCACGAGTCAGATCAGTGAAGGCCTTCTCCACGTTAATGGCATCTCGAGCTGAGGTCTCAATGTACTTCATACCATAGgcagcagccagtttctccgCCTCGTGCCTGGTCACTTGCCGCTGTGTGTCAAGGTCACACTTGTGACCTACCAGAACAAAGACGATCTGGTACGGCTGGACATGCACCTTGGTCTCCTCCAGCCACTCGTGGACGTTCTGGAAAGACCTGCGGTTTGTAATGTCAAAGAGGAGGAGTCCTCCAACCGAGTTCCTGTAGTAGGCTCTGGTGATGGACCTGCAAGCCAAGGAGCCACAACAGGGTTAAGTTACAGCTGTCTGAACATATGACCTTTAAGAAAGCAGCATTACCACCACCCTGTCTACCCTGCAGAACACAAGGCAAGAGAAGGCCATTCAGGCAATGTCTTAGGGCTTTTAGCTTGTGCTCTGTAGAGCTTTTcattcaaaaggaaaacttaCCTTGGCTTAACGATTTCATGCTTGGGTAACTGCCCCACTGATTCATTATGGCTCTGTTCAAAATCCCCCCCCACCACTTTTTTCTCTCATGGATTTCTGTATGCCCCTGGATGTTGAATCCCACCCCCCATCATGTCAGTTCTGTGGACACTTCATCTAACCCACTGGTTTAGAAGCACTGTGACAAATCAAAGGATTCAACTGAAACCAAACACCCGCTCTCTGACAGACACACAAAAGAAGGAGGTCAGAGATTTGGAAGGTTGACCATGGGGTTGTAGCTCCACTCCATATACCCAGGGCCTTGGCATAGGGACATCCACCCTACACCTACACCTTCTCCCACTACGCCACTGGATTAAAGTCACATTGCAATGACAGGACACTGTTACTGTTAGTGGCACTGACAGGAGCAGCCCATCTGACctcctgagaaacagcaaaatgatACAAGAGCTTCCAAGGACAATCTGCAGTAGCACTGGTCGCATTCCTGCCAAATACTGACAACATTAAACAGTCACCAAAAAGACCCCAGAACTGCAGGCTGGGGAAACAGAGCACATCTCCCACAGCTTGTCTGAGCCAGGCCAGCCCAAGGCagccagaagcagcacaggaaatcAGCAAATGAGGTGATGGAGCAAAGCTGAGGCCATGAGGCTGAGGAGAGCTACAGTTCAGTGACTACTACATAAGGGAAAACCAAGAAGCTGATTAACAGTGGTGTTTCTGCAAGTCACGGATTCGCTCTAAATCCAGAAGCAATGATCGATTTCAGTCCCTGGAGGAATTCACACTCAAGCCTGAACTTTTCTTGCTGGAGTAATATAAGCACTGCTGCATTTTTACCTTAGGACAAGTCTTTTTTTGGCAATGCAAGACTGTTGTTAGGTGCTGTTTGGTCCTGTAGTGTGTGTATCTGTCAAAATTGCCCCAAGAAAGGAGGAACCAGAGTTTTCAATAATTGTTTTACCAACAGACACACAGTGATGGGTGAAAATTCACAGACGAAACTGAAGAAAGccagaagcagggaaaaaaacatagTTGGCTGTGTTTGGATCATTTCTCCTCTCCAATTGTTTGGCGAAGGGACAATAGTCACTCTGGACATTTGGCACTGAGGGAATTAGATCTGCCTTTTGCCATCTGGCCAGCTGCAAACAGATATTGGCACTTTGAATTCACCCCCACACTGTCACAGatatttctgcttctccctTGTGTTCCATGCCATCAGCCCTGGCTCCTCCTGCCAGCAACAACAATGCCTCAGGTACTTCTGAAAGACATGAGGGGATCTAAGCTGAACGCTGCTTCAAGGTAAAACTAGGTGAAGGTCTCAGTGCCTTTTCTTAAAGCCTTTTCCACAACTATTTTCCTCACTGATCTGCAGGAAGCAAAGTATATTGCCTTCATGCTGCACATCCCTCTCCAATTCCCTTCTGAGATTTTtaccttccctcctcctgccatgcTCACACACTGATGCAGAGCAGTACAGGGACTTGAACCTATTTTGGCCAAGTTTTAACACAAAGGCAACGTCTCTGTCTGGGAACTGTCCCCTGCTCTGTACCCACGGTGGGGACTCCTGCACCCAGGCTCTGTGCCTGTTTGTTTGAGTATTTCCCTCTCAGCCaagggagagctgctggctggaaggAAACAGCTCTTCTGTAGGTGGTGGGACACAGTTCCAGGGAGCGAGGGCTGCACAGGCTTTTGCTTTTGCTAGCATTACACAACATCACGTTTCAGACAAGGAAATAGCAGTATCTGAGCAACCAGGGATGGGCAAAACCTGCTGGATCTGGGAAGAATTGGACCATACTCTTCTACAGCTCCAAAGCAGCCTCAACACTGCCCCAGGCAGCATGTTTTGGAGCCTGGTCTGGCAAAATAGAGTGGCACATGCTTAACGGTAATTTAAGCCTTGACTGCACAGAAATTGCTACTAATTTACGGAGAGTGAAAGAGCTCACAACAGGGGGTGAGGAAGAGCAAAAATGtaacacagctgctgctcagagaatGCCAAGGTGTTTTCAAAATAACTACAGCGGTTTTGTCCTCGTGGGGCAGCTGTTAAACTACGCAAAGCAGATCAGAAATGCTCAAATCAGAGAATTCTGAAAAAGGGAAGCTCATTTTTATGGCTTTCCCTCTTAAGAAATTCCCTGTGCTTGACAAATTACAAAGCTTAAGGCTTCTGGAGGACACCTACTCAATTGTGCTTCTTGCCTATGACAAGTACAAGGGGCTTTGGCTTATTCCAGTAACAGCTAATTCTTGTCTCTGGTCAAGAAACATACCTTGTAGGAGGAGCCCAAGAGTTGTCTTCACGGGGCACAATTCACCACAGGGCTAAGAGTGATTCGAAAGGGATAAACACAAACCAgacattttacctttttttttcacatttcagagTGCACCATAAAGGCCCCTGAGTCTGTTCATTTCCCTCTACCTTTTCACATTTGGAATTCAAGTCTGCACTTTGGCAAGGGCATTTCAAAGTTGCACAATGGGTTTTTGTAATGTCACTGACCATTCCTGCCCCTTGCACTCTTCATGCCTTTGCAGGCTGCTGCCCACCGCAGCAGTGCAGCTGCCCTTGTGCTGAAGGTCGCCTGCTCATCATGCTGACAACCCGAGTGCCGGGCTAGGTCAGCCCTCAGCACCGAGGGCAAGCAGCCTCCAGGGCCCCGAACTTCCTAACgtgtaaaagaaaggaaactgaaTCCATCCTACAGCTCTTGCTCTTCACAGCAAAGGCAAGAACAGAGAACAGCACTCAGGTGTGTTTTCTACAGACCTCAGTCAGAGAGCCAAAGCTGGAAGCTGATGCAACTGCAAGCTAAAGCACCTCCTCTCTCAGCAGAATAAAGCGCCAGCTCCTCGCCTGCAAGGCTTCAAGGTAGCAGAGGAAAAACCTGTCAGCGGATAAGGACCAACTACTGCACATCCTGGGCCAGATGCCAGTGCCACAGATGTGAGGGAAGGTGGTGAGAGGGGTGGGGGTAGGGGAGTTTTAATCTACTGAATGAAACCAAAACATTCCTCAGGCGACTCATTACAACACAGAAGTAGAAGCTCTGTGATGCTGCACACAGATGTGGAACACAGGAAGTGATCCCAGAGGGAGCAGGATGGAAGAGTGGATGAGGGTTAAAGacacatgaaaaatacaagcaaaCAGGAGGCCAGGAGCTGCGGGTACACTCACCTCCCTTCTAAATGAGCATTGTCTGAGCAGCAGGTCTGAGCCCCTCTTTCACTGGGGCAGAGCCTGCTCTAACCAGGGCTGCTGTTTTCCCCATACAGTCCTGTGGGAAACTTGGCACGGTCCCACATgctgcctttattttccttcatcGAGACTTGGTTACTGTTGCTTAAGCTCCCAAATTGTCTGTGCCCATGCAGCGCTCGGCGTGGCACTCTCCAGAAAGCACCTGTcatccctgcacagccacagccaagGGTTTGTCCCGACCTTTCTCTGTCCTACggagagctgggctctgctgtcGCAGCAGAGCACCAAAACACATATTCCACTGCATTTCGCGAGCCTCAGCATAAGTGTTCGGCTGTGAAACATCCTGGTCACTGCCTCCGCACCGGGGGGAGCAGgctttccctgccagctgcatcCGCCGATGCACGGACACCTCCTGGCTGGTAAAACGCGGACCCAGCGCTGCCTCGGGCCTCGTCTCCCGCCCcagcggcagcggggccgcTCCTCGACATCCACACCTGCACATCCCGCACACCTGCACGCCGCCGTTTGGGGTGGACACGGATCCCAGGGACACACGAAACGGGGGGGGGGGACCACAAAAGGTTCCAATTTGACTCTTCTTTGTCTCATTTCCACACGCCTCACCCGGCCGCGCGCCCCCCGCCCAAGCTGGGGCCcggcccgcagcccccggccccgcgccgcgcgTCTCACCGGAACCGCTCCTGCCCGGCCGTGTCCCAGATCTGCAGCTTGATCCTCTTGCCAGGCTCGATCTCcaccagcctggagaagaaatcCACGCCCACGGTGGGGTCGGAGATCTGGGCGAAGCGCCCCTCGGTGAAGCGGCGGATGAGGCAGGACTTGCCCACGGTGGAGTCGCCGATGACGATCAGGCGGAACTGGTACAGCCAGATCGCCTCCATCCTGCTGCCGCCGGCCCCTcagcgcccgcccgccgccgcgccgcccaTGCCCGGCCCGCGGGCccgggggcggccgcggccgcgccgctcagGCGGGGCCCATGGCGGGCGGCGCTGGCCCTGCGCGGCTGCCGCTGCCCCGTCACCACCGGCGCATCCCGCCGGGCCCCCGCCGCCTCAGCACTGCGTCGAacgcggggccgggcgggcgggcgacGCTGCCGGCGCGGCCCCGGAGCCGCCGAACCGGCGCTGGGGCCCGGCCGCGAGTCGCTCCCCGCTGCCGCGGAGCCCGCGCTCGCCCCACCGCTCCCCGCCGGAGCCGGTGCCGGGATGCGGGATACGGGATGCGGGGTGCGGGATACGGGATGCGGGGTGCGGGGTGCGGGGTGCAGGCGCGGCCGGCGCGGTGCCGGTGATGCAATGGCGGCCGCGCGGTACCGCACTGCCGGGAGGAGCCGCCAGCCCCGGAACGCGGCGGTGCGGgagccgggcggggcggggcggggcgggaccgtgcggggcggcgggggcggccggggagCCCGGGCCGAGCGGACTGGGGGCTGGAGGGATCCCCGGGACTGAAGGGATCCCCAGCGGCCGAGGGGAGCCCCGGGGCCggagggagctgtgctgagcctgTGTTTCGCCAAGGTAAAGGGGGGTCGAGCAGGGTGCGCAAcacctttctgtgttttaaaccCGAGTCGCATTTCGGGAGAGATTCAGGCTCCTCACTACTGCGTCGGGGGCTTCGTTCCCAGTGAAATCTACCGGAGCAGGCAAGCGCTCCTGACACTTCTGGAGAGGCTCTGCACCGCCCCAGGGTCACCTGCACCGCACCAGCCTGTCTGGAAAGAGACAATGGTAACAGGAAGGTGTCTTACTCACGGAACCCACCAAATACACACGCTCACACCTAcctatgtgtgtatatatatatatatacacacacatatatatgtatatacatatatatatgtggtgtgtgtgtatatatgatGTGTGTACAGTctcaaaaattaataattacagACATTCAATACCCAGCAACTTAAATACCACAAGTCTTAAATCCACTTTGCTCGAGTGGGTTCCAGGCTCCGCAGGGTGAAGTGCCGTGTTCAGGGGTTCGAGTGGCCGTGAACATCCAGCAGTGCTAGTACAGACACCTCGGACTGTCAGTCCCAGttctgcccagcctgtcccaaaCAGGGACTGTCACTGCCACGGCAGCACACAGCCACTCTCCCCTGGCTCCGTGCGATATGGCAAAGTTTGAGTACCTACTTTTAAAACTCTTGCCAGAGTAGACTTTTAATCTCTGGAAGGGAAAATTGACATGTATATTATTAAAAACAGTGAGTAAAATGTCTGTATTCAgtcagacataaaaaaaaaaggaggaatactgacacttttaaaaaatttatgaatctgttggtgggtttttttaaaataaagatggtTTCATTAAACGCTCTTCCCGCATGACCACtattgaaataaatgcattgaCAGTGGCTGTTACACTCATTAGGTCCTCAGAAAAAGGACATTTATATAGGCATGAGACAGTTAGCCACCTTGTAAATTGGACTAGGACATTAGAGGGACCATTTCCAGTCTTGAGGAATAAATGGCAAGGAACTTTTTCAATATTCTTTGAAATATAatctatttattaaaaaataacgACCCCAAAAGATCCTATTTTAACGTACCTcaggacaggaaagaaaatggatgAAGCAATCtacacagcaacagcaacagagcaacagaaaaatattaaacctATAAATCCAAGTTAGTGGTACATTAACCAGTGACTCATTGCCAGTGAGGCTTTGTGAGGATCTGGTGCACTTTACTGAATGATTTCTGAGTACTCGATGCCCATTAGTTGAAGCCCACAACCAATTGTGGTTTCTCttcactgtttttctctcctccccatGCACTCACACACATTCCCTTTCTTCCACAGGTGTGACTGTGCCCAAGCA
This window contains:
- the RAB39B gene encoding ras-related protein Rab-39B; this encodes MEAIWLYQFRLIVIGDSTVGKSCLIRRFTEGRFAQISDPTVGVDFFSRLVEIEPGKRIKLQIWDTAGQERFRSITRAYYRNSVGGLLLFDITNRRSFQNVHEWLEETKVHVQPYQIVFVLVGHKCDLDTQRQVTRHEAEKLAAAYGMKYIETSARDAINVEKAFTDLTRDIYELVKRGDISIQEGWEGVKSGFVPNVVHSSEEVVKSDRRCLC